From Streptomyces yatensis, one genomic window encodes:
- a CDS encoding helix-turn-helix domain-containing protein, which yields MTPAPAPRDLGAFLKARRAQLAPRDLGLPETDSHRKVAGLRRQEVAQLAAISVDYYTRLEQGRVRASVSVLATLARALRLDDDQQKYLYELAGRSDARPRRRRAPAQRMRPAMRRLLDQLTGSPAVVLGKRMDILAWNVAAAALFTDFSLTPPGRRNYIRLLFTDPVVRAMHREWEHDARDAVAALRMEAAADPDDPELAQLVGELSVQDADFRTWWAEHRVNSLSYGTKHYRHRLAGDLTLDCDVWSSPDGSGQRLMVLTAEPGTPSHDALRILTAWTAA from the coding sequence ATGACTCCGGCACCCGCTCCCCGCGATCTCGGAGCCTTCCTCAAGGCTCGCCGAGCACAGCTGGCTCCGCGGGATCTGGGCCTGCCCGAGACCGACTCGCATCGCAAGGTCGCGGGACTGCGCCGCCAAGAGGTCGCCCAGCTCGCGGCCATCAGCGTCGACTACTACACCCGGCTGGAACAGGGCCGGGTCCGAGCATCCGTATCGGTGCTCGCCACCCTCGCCCGCGCGCTGCGCCTCGACGACGACCAGCAGAAGTACCTCTACGAACTGGCCGGCAGGTCCGACGCGCGGCCGCGCCGTCGACGGGCGCCCGCGCAGCGCATGCGACCCGCCATGCGGCGCCTGCTCGACCAGCTCACGGGCTCCCCCGCCGTCGTTCTCGGCAAGCGGATGGACATCCTGGCCTGGAACGTCGCCGCCGCGGCCCTGTTCACCGACTTCTCGCTGACGCCACCGGGGCGGCGCAACTACATCCGCCTGCTGTTCACGGATCCGGTCGTCCGCGCCATGCACCGGGAGTGGGAGCACGACGCCCGCGACGCCGTCGCCGCCCTGCGCATGGAGGCCGCGGCGGATCCCGACGACCCCGAGCTGGCCCAGCTCGTCGGCGAGCTGTCCGTCCAGGACGCCGACTTCCGCACCTGGTGGGCCGAGCACCGCGTCAACAGCCTCAGCTACGGCACCAAGCACTACCGGCATCGGCTGGCCGGTGACCTGACACTGGACTGCGATGTCTGGAGCAGCCCCGACGGCTCAGGGCAGCGCCTCATGGTCCTCACCGCCGAGCCCGGCACCCCGTCGCACGATGCCCTGCGCATCCTCACCGCCTGGACGGCCGCGTAA
- a CDS encoding VWA domain-containing protein, with the protein MDETPDRTTGRLDELASRAGTWLGRSAAAPERHTAAVIADRFDRITWRDTYEQSAGLREVAEELNGRYHYTTDLLTDVFLAAYKVGPRLRERAEMDPSRLVNHQVITSLVASVEFAELRRETAGDPYAAAMAVLAQAAALRGMLERSRTAQERAERAKRAQRDAEGVADAVSEALQRAADEAAWSNGVGTVPAPAADAVQRAIAAAETADAAARQAAQDAARALAAARGIRAAARNAAAKAARAVREEAALMRAWGVGPGELERMPFDRRARLAERLRSGRLARWAELIGRFRQMAGGERARKVENATGELVGVTLGDDLSRVIPSELANLGLPDLRAVFAARYAAGELMVYDTQGEHTTGRGAIIACVDTSHSMYEAGPGGVTREAWAKACALALLDQARHAKRDFVGILFSAADKIQVFRFPSDRPAGIARILDFAETFLGGGTSYQTPLTAARELLAEEFNDTARTRGDIVMITDDECGVTEEWMRGWNDAKHQLGFRVFGVAIGAPRAAEAGSVLEALCDNLRSIEDLTEVHAAADLFRVI; encoded by the coding sequence ATGGACGAGACACCGGACCGGACAACGGGCCGGCTCGACGAGCTGGCGAGCCGGGCCGGGACATGGCTGGGCCGGTCCGCCGCCGCTCCCGAGCGGCACACCGCGGCCGTGATCGCGGACCGGTTCGACCGGATCACCTGGCGAGACACCTACGAGCAGTCGGCCGGACTGCGCGAGGTGGCCGAGGAGCTGAACGGGCGTTACCACTACACCACCGACCTTCTGACCGATGTGTTCCTGGCCGCCTACAAGGTCGGTCCGCGGCTGCGCGAGCGCGCGGAGATGGATCCCTCCCGGCTGGTCAACCACCAGGTCATCACCTCGCTGGTGGCGTCAGTGGAGTTCGCCGAGCTGCGCCGGGAGACGGCCGGCGATCCCTACGCCGCCGCCATGGCCGTGCTCGCCCAGGCCGCCGCGTTGCGCGGGATGCTGGAGCGCTCGCGGACGGCCCAGGAGCGGGCCGAGCGCGCGAAGCGGGCCCAGCGGGACGCCGAAGGCGTGGCGGACGCCGTGAGCGAGGCGCTCCAGCGGGCCGCCGACGAGGCGGCCTGGTCCAACGGGGTCGGCACCGTCCCGGCCCCGGCCGCCGACGCCGTACAACGCGCGATCGCGGCAGCCGAGACCGCCGACGCCGCAGCGCGGCAGGCCGCCCAGGACGCCGCGCGGGCCCTGGCGGCCGCCCGCGGCATCCGTGCCGCCGCACGGAACGCGGCGGCGAAGGCCGCCCGGGCCGTGCGGGAGGAGGCCGCGCTGATGCGGGCATGGGGCGTTGGCCCCGGCGAGCTGGAGCGGATGCCGTTCGACCGGCGCGCCCGGCTCGCCGAGCGGCTGCGCAGCGGCCGTCTCGCACGGTGGGCCGAGCTGATCGGCCGCTTCCGGCAGATGGCCGGCGGTGAGCGCGCCCGTAAGGTGGAGAACGCCACCGGGGAGCTGGTCGGCGTCACGCTCGGCGATGACCTCTCCCGCGTCATCCCCTCCGAGCTGGCCAATCTCGGCCTGCCCGACCTGCGTGCGGTGTTCGCCGCCCGCTACGCCGCCGGGGAGCTGATGGTGTACGACACCCAGGGGGAGCACACCACCGGCCGGGGCGCCATCATCGCGTGCGTGGACACCTCGCACTCCATGTACGAGGCGGGGCCCGGCGGAGTCACCCGGGAGGCGTGGGCCAAGGCGTGTGCCCTGGCGCTGCTGGATCAGGCCCGTCATGCCAAGCGTGACTTCGTCGGCATTCTGTTCTCCGCCGCGGACAAGATCCAGGTGTTCCGCTTTCCGTCCGACCGGCCCGCCGGCATCGCCCGGATCCTCGACTTCGCGGAGACCTTCCTGGGCGGCGGCACCAGCTATCAGACGCCGCTGACAGCGGCCCGCGAGCTGCTGGCGGAGGAGTTCAACGACACCGCCCGCACGCGCGGCGACATCGTGATGATCACCGATGACGAATGCGGCGTCACCGAGGAATGGATGCGCGGCTGGAACGACGCCAAGCATCAGTTGGGCTTCCGGGTCTTCGGCGTGGCCATCGGCGCCCCGCGCGCCGCCGAGGCCGGCTCGGTCCTGGAGGCCCTGTGTGACAACCTCCGCTCCATCGAGGACCTCACCGAGGTCCACGCGGCCGCCGACCTCTTCCGCGTGATCTGA
- a CDS encoding phosphonate C-P lyase system protein PhnG has product MSREHRCALLAEAERAELIELADACIADGAQVRVLVGPEVGCVTAQVREPVLEQRFLLGDVLACRAEVELAGHRGWAMRLGDDRAAALAAAVLDAEAQCGRPRTAEIDLLCERVAERRERRESQEWAELAPTVVAFEELT; this is encoded by the coding sequence ATGAGCAGGGAGCATCGCTGTGCCCTGCTGGCCGAGGCCGAGAGGGCCGAACTGATCGAACTGGCCGATGCCTGCATCGCCGACGGCGCGCAGGTACGGGTGCTGGTGGGGCCCGAGGTCGGGTGCGTGACCGCGCAGGTCCGCGAGCCGGTCCTGGAGCAGCGGTTCCTGCTCGGTGACGTGCTGGCCTGCCGGGCCGAGGTGGAGCTCGCGGGCCACCGCGGCTGGGCCATGCGTCTCGGGGACGACCGCGCGGCCGCGCTGGCCGCCGCGGTGCTGGACGCCGAGGCGCAGTGCGGCCGCCCCCGGACCGCCGAGATCGACCTGCTGTGCGAACGCGTCGCGGAGCGCCGCGAGCGGCGGGAGAGCCAGGAGTGGGCGGAGCTCGCCCCGACCGTCGTCGCATTCGAGGAGCTGACGTGA
- a CDS encoding GntR family transcriptional regulator, with amino-acid sequence MSATRYLEIAEQLSAELAECARGTRVASEAEIARRFGVGRAAARAAVQELERRFVVRRTQGSGTFVNRRIDYVISRSVPPSWSTTIAAAGATPRALVKSVRTIPLPAGLADRFERPAGSPVHEVVREFYIDDLLASWTHEWIPVDEVPHLDLALHAVDSVDLVLRQTVRVRPMRAWCRVSIDVPPAEVLRVLRMESSQPAWLVESVSRDEALGNVLMCSRTWTRADAVRVVVELDEQAATGDEVATPRRVVTPQ; translated from the coding sequence GTGAGTGCGACCAGGTATCTGGAGATCGCGGAGCAGTTGTCCGCCGAGCTGGCCGAGTGCGCCCGTGGCACACGGGTCGCCAGCGAGGCCGAGATCGCCCGGCGGTTCGGCGTGGGCCGGGCCGCCGCACGGGCGGCCGTTCAGGAATTGGAGCGCCGATTCGTCGTCCGCCGGACCCAGGGGTCGGGCACGTTCGTCAACCGGCGCATCGACTACGTCATCTCGCGCAGCGTCCCGCCGTCGTGGTCCACCACGATCGCCGCGGCGGGCGCCACACCTCGTGCGCTGGTCAAGTCGGTGCGCACGATCCCCCTGCCCGCGGGGCTGGCGGACAGGTTCGAGCGGCCCGCCGGGTCGCCGGTGCACGAGGTGGTGCGCGAGTTCTACATCGACGACCTCCTCGCCTCCTGGACCCACGAGTGGATCCCGGTGGACGAGGTGCCGCACCTGGATCTGGCACTGCACGCGGTCGACTCCGTCGATCTCGTACTCCGCCAGACGGTGCGGGTGCGGCCGATGCGGGCCTGGTGCCGGGTCAGCATCGACGTGCCCCCGGCGGAGGTCCTGCGGGTCCTGCGCATGGAGAGCAGCCAGCCCGCCTGGCTGGTGGAGAGCGTCAGCCGGGACGAGGCGCTCGGCAACGTCCTGATGTGCAGCCGTACCTGGACCCGTGCCGACGCCGTCCGGGTCGTGGTCGAACTCGACGAACAGGCGGCCACCGGTGACGAGGTCGCCACACCGCGGAGAGTTGTCACACCGCAATGA
- a CDS encoding alpha/beta hydrolase, which produces MAKTDVTFDSAGIPLAGHLYLPDTPAPGPRPAIVVGHPGSGVKEQAAGLYARRLAERGFVTLAFDAAHQGESGGEPRGLEDPAHRVEDLKAAVSHLTTRGDVDAERIGALGICASGGYALPATASDHRIKAVATVSAVDIARQFRLGADGTQDPSVFQGMLAAAAHARTTEAHGEAPPVLTLFPDTAEQARALGGEHGAEGFDYYRTPRAGHARSARFFTWTSIDKMATFDAFTPIPLIGQRPLLMIVGARAVTSWMSVEAFQRAIGPKEIHWINGASHVDLYDKKQYVDPALEKLAGFFGEHLGHQ; this is translated from the coding sequence GTGGCGAAGACCGACGTCACCTTCGACAGTGCCGGCATCCCGCTCGCCGGCCACCTCTACCTTCCCGACACCCCGGCACCGGGCCCGCGCCCGGCGATCGTCGTCGGCCACCCCGGCAGCGGTGTGAAGGAGCAGGCCGCCGGTCTGTACGCGCGGCGCCTGGCCGAGAGGGGTTTCGTCACCCTCGCCTTCGACGCGGCCCACCAGGGCGAGAGCGGCGGCGAGCCGCGCGGTCTGGAGGATCCCGCCCACCGCGTCGAGGACCTCAAGGCGGCCGTCTCCCACCTCACCACCCGCGGCGACGTCGACGCGGAGCGCATCGGCGCACTCGGCATCTGCGCCTCCGGTGGCTACGCACTGCCCGCCACCGCGAGCGATCACCGCATCAAGGCCGTCGCCACGGTCAGTGCCGTCGACATCGCCCGCCAGTTCCGCCTGGGGGCCGACGGGACCCAGGACCCGTCCGTGTTCCAGGGCATGCTGGCTGCCGCGGCGCACGCACGCACCACCGAGGCTCATGGTGAGGCGCCGCCGGTCCTGACCCTCTTCCCCGACACCGCCGAGCAGGCCCGCGCGCTCGGCGGAGAACACGGCGCCGAGGGCTTCGACTACTACCGCACCCCGCGAGCCGGACACGCCCGCTCGGCGCGCTTCTTCACCTGGACCAGCATCGACAAGATGGCCACCTTCGACGCCTTCACCCCGATCCCGCTGATCGGGCAACGCCCTCTGCTCATGATCGTCGGCGCCCGCGCCGTCACCTCCTGGATGAGCGTCGAAGCGTTCCAGCGGGCCATCGGGCCCAAGGAGATCCACTGGATCAACGGCGCAAGCCATGTCGACCTCTACGACAAGAAGCAGTACGTGGACCCCGCCCTCGAGAAGCTCGCCGGCTTCTTCGGCGAGCACCTGGGCCACCAGTGA